The Desulfovibrio sp. UIB00 DNA window ATGCCACGGCCACGGTCAAGCTCCAGAATCCAGCCCGCCACGTTGTCGAGGAAGTAGCGGTCATGGGTAACGGCAATAACTGTGCCGGGGAAGGTGGAGAGGAAGCGCTCCAGCCAGGCCACCGACTCGGCGTCAAGGTGGTTGGTGGGTTCGTCAAGCAGCAGAATGTCGGGCGATTCCAGCAGCAGGCGGCACAGGGCCACGCGGCGGCGCTCGCCGCCCGAAATCTGGGCAACGGGCATGTCGCCGGGGGGGCAACGCAGGGCGTCCATGGCCATTTCAAGGCGCGAATCCAGATCCCAGACGTTCTTGGCGTCCATGAGTTCCTGCACTTCGGCCTGACGGGCGATGAGGGCGTCCATCTCGTCCGCTTCCATTGGCTCGGCGAACTTGGCGTTGATTTCTTCAAATTCGCGGGCAATGGCGGTGAGGTTGCTCACTCCGTCTTCCACCACTTCGCGCACTGTGCGGGTTTCGTCCTTGAGCGGCTCCTGTTCCAGATAGCCGATGGTGTAGCCCGGGGCCAGTACGGTCTTGCCGTCAAAGGCCTGATCCACGCCCGCCAGAATGCGCAGCAGGCTGGATTTACCCGCGCCGTTCAGACCAAGCACGCCGATTTTGGCCCCGTAGAAGTACGAAAGAGAAATGTCTTTCAGCACTTCCTTCTGGCCATGACGCTTGGTGACGCGGATCATGGAATAAATAATCTTGTCCGGTTCGTTACTCATGATGCTCCTCAAAATTTGGTGACGCTTCCGGCCCTGCGCCGTTTGAGATAGCGCGGGGCGAAGCGCGCGCCAAATGGGCGCGCTGGATTGATGACAAACCCGGCCATGCAGGCCAAGGGTTTGCGCCGCCAAAACGGCAGCTCCGTCAGGCGGATAAAACGATTGCCCTGTGCGGGCAGGCCGCAGATTTCTGCGGTTTGCCGCGCACAGCGTACAGAGAAAGCCTTTGGTCAGACAGAGAGGCCCGCAGGCCCGCCAGACTCGCCAATGCACTGGGCGCTCGTGTAATATATGAGCCTATCCGTTAGCGGATTCTTTTTCAAGTGGCCTCGCGCTACAGCAACGGCGCACTCTGAGCAGAACTGGAAGATGCTGCCATCCACCACAAAAGCAACCGCGCCTGTCAGGCCAAAACCGACAGGCGCGGCAAGCGCGCAGCAAACACAGCGCGCCCCAATCAGAAGCAGGCCCAGCCCCGCCGCCTAATCAATCATGATATGCAGCACTTCAATATCCGTTTCGCGCATGCCCTCACGGGCAAGACGGGAAACACTGCGGATGGTTTCTTCCACATCCCCTTTCACAATGCCCTCGCCCGCAGGAAAAACCTTGCCCTGCATGGAGAGATCGTGCGCGGTGATGGCGGCGTCCACTGCCGAGGATATTTTGGCAGCGCACGAGCTTTTGGCGCCATCGCACACAATGCCCGACACATTGACCAGCGTATTGATGATGGTGTCGGCAATCTGCTGATAACTGCCGCCGTGCATCCAGGTAATTGCCGCCCCGCTGCCGCAGGCTGCGCTGACCGCCCCGCAGTAGGCCGAAAGCCTGCCAATGCCCGACTTGTTGTGTATGGCCACAAGATTGCTGATGAGCAGCGCCCGGTAAAGCTTTTCGTCCGGCAGGCCCAGCTCGCGGGCGTATTCAATGACCGGAAGCGAAACCGTAATGCCCTGATTGCCGCTGCCGGAATTGATGATAACCGGCAGATCGCTGCCGCCCATGCGGGCATCGGAGCCAGCGGCTGCCACCGCTGTGGCCCGGGTGCGCACATCGCTGCCGCGCGAATCAAGCAGGGAGCGGCCAACCCCCATGGAATACTGGTGGCTCAGGCCTTCAACGGCAATATTGCAGTTGCACAGAATCTGCTTGTCCAGAATATCGCGCACATCTTCAATATTGCAGTTTTCGGCAAAATCAAGAATCCCGGCTATGCTCATAAAAGCGCGGCTTTCTTCATGGCCCTGCACATCAGGCTTGTATTCCCCGCCCTCAAGAATCTTGCCGTTCTTTTCAATGCGCACCACGTTGGTGTGCTCCTCGGCAATTTCCACCACGGCGCTGCTGTCGCCAGCCACCGCCGTCACCAGAATGTGCAGGTTAACAATGCTCTTGAGCAGCTCCACCGTGCAAAATCCCGCCGCCGTAAGCTGCCGGGCGCGCTCGGCATCCTCAGGGGCAACCGGAGTGAGCACCTGCAACTGCAAATCGGGGTTGCCCCCCACTGCGCCGAGCGTGGCGGCAACGGCAATGCCCTTCTGCCCGCCGGAATTGGGCACAACTACGCTCTTGGCGTTTTTGATCATGTTCCCGCTGCAAGCCACCGTCAGGCGATCGGGAAAGGTTCCAAGAACCTTTGTCACCAGCGCTCCGGCAAAGGCAATGGCGATGGGTTCGGTGCAACCCTGGGCCGGGATCAGCTCTTCGCGCAGGATTTCGAGATATTTTACGTAAGTATCCATAGTATCCATCATGGTCATACGCGCCCAGTAAGCGAACGCAACTATGCCCCATGTCAGTTTGTATTGTCCTTGGTCTGCCTGCGGTCAGGGAGAAAACTCAGCCAGCACCGTCGCGTCGCCCATTAAGGCTATTTCAGCAGGGATTCCGCCTTGGCGCGGATGTTTTCCACGCTCAGATCCTGATTGGCGATGCGGTCAACCAGTTCTCCATTCTTGTAGAACAGAAACACAGGCACGGTCATGATCTTGAGTTCAATGCAGAGCCTGCGGCTTCCGGCAATGGGAATCTTGCAAAACTTGACCCGGCCTTCAAAATTTTTCGCCAGTTCTTCCACTTCCGGCATCATGGCCACGCAAACGGAGCACTGCTCGCCCCAAAATTCCACAACTACCGGCTCGCTGCTTTGCAGCACTTCCTGTTCAAAACTGTCTCTGTCTATTGCAAGCATGGGAATCTCCTTGCCGATCTGCCGTACCGCAGACGGCGTTTATTTTTCTGCACAGCCGCAGGCCACGCGGGCCGCAAAGGCTGAAAACTCGCTACCGGGATTGCAGCCAGTGATAGGCGGAAATGGCAGCCAGCGCACCGTCTGCCGCCGCCGTGACAATCTGGCGCAAAGGGGTGTCGCGCACGTCTCCCGCTGCAAAAACACCCGGAACAGATGTGCGCAGGTGGACATCCGTAGCCAGCCAGCCTCCATCAGCGCGCAGAAAGCGCTCATCAAGAAATGCCGTATTGGGTTCAATGCCCACGCATACAAACACGCCCGCCACTTCAAGCTCGGTGCAGTCACCGCTGACCGTGTTGCGAAGGGTCATGCCTTCGACCATATCACTGCCGTTGACGCTCGCCACTGCGCTGTTCCAGACTGGAATGATTTTGTCATTGGCGAGGGCGCGGCCTGTCAGCACGCTGTCCGCCCTGAAGGCATCCCGCCGATGAACAATGTACACCTTGCTGGCAAAGCGCGTCAGGTAGAGGGCTTCCTCCACCGCTGTATTGCCGCCGCCCACAACAGCCACAGCCTCGCCTTCATAAAAAGGCGCATCGCAAACGGCGCAGTAGCTCACGCCTGCCCCGGTCAGCGTGTCTTCACCGGGGCAGCCAAGCCGCCGGTGGGTAGCGCCGCTGGCGATGATGACAGCCTGCGCCGCGTAGTCGCCCTTGGTGGTGCGGATAATCTGGCGGTCGCCCTGCCCTTCCAGCCCGAGCACGTCGCCTCTGGCAAAAGTGCACCCCAGATGCCCGGCATGCTCGCGAAAGGATTTGTCCAGTTCCGGCCCGCTCACATTGGGCAGACCGGGCCAGTTTTCCACATCAAGCGTATTGCATATCTGGCTGCCGCCATTACCGCTTTCCAGCAGCAGCACGTTGAGGCCCGCCCTACGGGCGTATATGCCTGCGCTGGCTCCGGCAGGGCCAGCACCGATAATGACAAGTTCATGCTCCTGCATGGTATCCGCCAAACTTTGGTTTTTCGGGGCGCGCTCCCCCTGCCGCTGCGGTTTCCCGCAGCGGATATCCGGCAAATCCATTGCGCCGGAAGGGGTGCGCCCCAATTAAATGAAGAGTGTACGCGCCTACAGTTTCGCGCAGGTTACCTGCTGGCCGCTGGCGGGCGCTGGCGAACTGGATGCAGATTTGCCGCCCGAAGTGATGGGCTTTTTGCAATGGGGGCAAAGAACCGTGCCGCGCACCTGCGAGGGGCGCAGAAACCGGTGAGATACCTTGTTGCAGTGTTCGCAGGTAAAGGTAAGAAAAGGCATGATCTTTCTCCAGAAATTTATTGTTCCAGCAGTCCCATGACCACCATCTCAACCTGAACCAGCACCTTGGCGCCATCAGCCATGCCGCCCCCAAAAAGCGTTTCGCCCTCGTGGGTTACAGAGCCGTGCAGGTGAACGCGCACCTGATTGTTCTCGCGCCACATTTCGCCCGTGATGCCGTTGACTTCCAAGAACTTTTCAATGGTTTTGGATTTCACCGGCGGCGGCATGGTTGTACAGGTTACGGGATAGTTGCAGATAATTTTTTCAAGGGAGCCAATGCTTGAAAGAATAAAGGCCCGTTCAAGTTTCTGCTGCTCAAAAAAATCCCGCAAGCCCTGAAACAGGTCAGAGCCTGGGCCAAGGCGCAATTTGTACCACTTGGGCTGGGTCAGTTCTGTTACTTGCATGAAATCCTCGATGCTCACCATGAAGTTATAAGCTGTAACTACAGGGCATCACTTGAGGTTGTAGATTTTCTTGAGCTCAAATTCTTCAATCAGCCACTTCATGCCTTCCTGAATCTCGGGGCTGACATCGCGCATGGGGCGCTTGCAGTGACCGACAGGAAAGCCCAGCAGGCGCACAAAGGTCTTGACCGCCACAGGGTTGGTGGCAGCGTAGCAGGCCTCCATGATGGGCAGCAGCTCGTTGTAAATCCTGCGGGTACGCTGCACGTCTTCAAAATTCTTCCAGGGCCGGGACATTTCAGCCATGGCGCGGGGGTGAATATTGCCCGTCACGTTGGCTGTTCCCGCGCCGCCAAAGGCCAGCACGGGCAGGGTCAGGGCGTAGGCGGGCGAATCGCAGCACAGGATGGGCAGTTCGCCGTGGGTGCCTTCCTGAATGGTGGCAATCTGGCCCACGTTGGGCATGGCTTCCTTGTCGGCCACCAGGTTAGGTACGGAATTGAACAGGGTGATGACTGTTTCCGCATTGACGTTGGCCACGACTCTGGCGGGGTTGTTGTACAGGCCCACGCTGATATCAACAGAAAGGCAGACATCAATGAGGTATTCCAGCACGGATGCCTGATCCGGGCACAGATAGGGCGGCACCACAACAACGATGCCGTCCGCGTCCTGCTCCTGCGCATAGCGCGCAAGTTCGATGGTTTTTTCGGTGTCGCCGTGGGTCACGCCAAAAAACGCATGGATCTTGCCCTTGCAGTAGCTGGCCATGTCCTTGATGACGGTCTTTTTTTCTTCAATGGTCAAAGTTGTGGGTTCGCCGGTGGAACCCAGCACCAGCAGGGTGCTGGTGCCGTTGGCGGCGTGAAAATCCACAAGATCATGCATTACACCGAGGTCAATGGTGTTATTTTCGGTAAAGGGGGTAACAATCGCTACCCAGGAACCTTCAGGATAAATCAATTTTCCCATCTTCAATCTCCTTTAATGCTCTGCCTCAGGCAACAGCACGGGCCTGCACGGCCTTGCTGCTCATTTTACAATATGCGCCGGTAACAAACACAATGCCAAGGCCAATCATATCTGTGATGGTACCGGGAATAATCAGCAGACACGCGCCCACAATCAACAGCAGCGCCACCGGCAACGGTATGGGGCGGAAAAACCAGCGTTCCATGCCGCCAGCCAAGGCAACGGTGCCAATGGTGGCGGTAACAAAAACCTGGAGGATGTTCTGCCACTCGCCCTGCATGAGCAGAGCCGGGTCATACATAAAGAAGAACGGCACAATAAAGGCCACGCTGCACAAGCGCGAGGCGATCAGGCCCGTTCGCATCATGGAGGCGCCCGCCACTTCCGCGCCAGCGTAAGCGGCAACGGCCACCGGAGGAGTAACCATTGAGATCACCCCGAAATAAAACACGAAGAAATGCGAGGAAAGTACGCTGAAACCAAGTTCGCGCAGGGCGGGAACCCCCAGGGTCGCCACAAGCACATAGGCCACGGTGGTAGGCGTGCCCATGCCCATGAGGAGCGAGGCAAGCATGATCAGAATCAGCGCGACTATGGTGCTGCCGCCGGATATGGAAATGACCACCGAGGCGAGGTTAAGCCCCACGCCCGTAAGCGACACAACGCCGATGACAATACCCGCGCCAAGGCAGGCAACTGCAATCAGGATCATGCGCCGCCCGGCGGTGGAAAGTATTTCAACAAAACGGCGCGGCCCGATGGCAAACTTTTTATCGCCCCACGAAACCAGCACGGCAGACGCAGCGGCAGCTATCGCCGCCCTGAAGGGCGTGTAGCCGCTCATCATGATCACAAGCAGCACCACAATGGGCAGCAGAAGATAGAGTCTTTTGACAACATCCTTCATGCGGGGCAGTTCCTCCTTGGGAACCCCCAAAAGGCCCAGCTTGGCAGCCTCAAAATCCACCATCATGAGGATGGAAAAAAAGTACAGAAAGGCCGGGATCACCGCCGCCTTGCATACCTCAAGGTAGGGTATGCCCAGCGTGTCCGCCATCAGGAATGCAGCTGCGCCCATGACAGGGGGCATGATCTGCCCGCCGGTGGAGGCCGCAGCCTCCACCGCGCCGGCAAACACAGGTTTGTACCCGGCCTTTTTCATCATGGGGATGGTGAACGCGCCCGTTGCGTAAACATTGGCGGCAGCCGAACCGGAAATGGTGCCGAAAAAAGCGCTGGTAATAACAGCAATCTTTGCAGGGCCGCCGCGATAATGGCCTGTCAGCGCACGGCCGAGATCCATGAGCACATCGCCCGCGCCGCACCTTTCAAGAAAGGTGCCGAATACAATGAAGGCAGCAATGTAGGTAGCCGAGACACCAATGGCTGAAGAATACAGGCCCTCAAGCCCGAACCCCAGATAATCCACCACTTCGTTCCACGAAAAGCCTTTGTGCGCGAGCATGCCGGGGATATGGTTCCCCCACAACGCATAGGCAAGAAACAGGAGGCAGACCACCAGCAACGACATGCCAACTACGCGCTGGATAAGCACCAGAACCAGCACCAGGGCAGTAATGCCGCTGATGGTCTGGCCAAGGGTCAGGTCGTCAACCATGACCAGACGTTCCGCAATCTGGTCAGCCTGAATGGCTGGCAGCGCAAAAGCCGCCAGAGCCACCAGCGCCAGCACGAGATCAAGGGGCGCTGGCCCGCGCTTCTTGCTGGATGGGTACACCAGAAAGGCCAGTGATGCGGCAAACATGACGTGGATGGGCCGATGCACATAGGCCACCGGCATGCCAAAAATCGTGGTGACGCAATGGTAGCCCGCAAAGAGCAGGCAGCCAAAGAATATGAGGTATTGCACAAGTCTGGCGAAACCCTGCTGGCCCGCAACTTCGCCAAAGTCATTGCTGGCTTCGCCTGCAAGTTCTTTTTCCACAGCACTGCGGGCCAGATTGACCTTGGTTGACGCTCCTGTGGCGTCCTTTTGTTCGGAAGAAGCCATTATTTCACCCAGCCCTTTTCCTTGTAATAACGCAGTGCGCCGGGATGAATGTATTGCACGTCTATATGTTCGGCGCTTTTGCTGGGATCAAAGACAGAATAGGTCTGGTGCACATTACGGATCATCTCTGGCTTTTCGCAAAGCACCTTGGTCAGGGCGTACACGGCATCGTCCGGCAGGTTGGCGCCCACGGGCAAAACAACGGTTTCGGCCATGTGCTGCATATCCTTGTCCACAAAGTAGTACTGCCCGGCCTTGAGGGTAAAGGTCATGTAGCCATCGCTGCTCAGCTTGTCGAGAACCGCCTGATCAATGGGCAGCATCTTCATTTTAACGGTGGTGATCAGCTCGTTGATGGACGAAACGATGGGGCCCACATAGGCGTCCGCGTGACCGTCCTGAATGAGGGAGGAGGCTTCCGCATAGGAAACGTAGCTCACGGAGCCGCCCCATTCCTTGATGTCTTCAAACGAGAGACCGTACTGCTTGAGCATGTTCTCAGAGGCAACAGCGGGCGAGGAGCCCTTTTTGGAGGTCAGCAGGCGGATTTTAGGCTTGCTGCGGGCAATATCCGCAATTGAGGTGTAGGGGGAATCCTCACGCACAAGAAAGAAGCTCATGGGCATTGGCGCCACATACATCATGATTTTTACATTCTGCACGGGCTTACGGTTGGCAAACACGCCTTCGGCCTTGAGGCTTTCCTGATAAAGCTTGATCATACTTGTGCCAAGATCAGCCTTGCCCGCATCAATCTTCAGCAGATTTTCCACCGAGCCGCCAGTATTGACGCTCACGGTAGTGCCAGGCATGACCGAACGTGCCGCCTCGCCGATAACGCCGCCAAGGGCGTAAAAATCGCCGCCAAGCGGGCCAGAGGTAATGGTAAACGTTTTCAGCTCCGCCGCCTGGGGCATCTGGGCCAGCCCAGCCGCCAGCATGACCACGGCAACCAACAGCGAAATCAAACCCTTTTTCATAGCATACTCCTGTATACGGTTTATTCCGGCCTTTAGTAAGGCGCGGCAGCGTCGCTGGTCTTGGCAATACTCTGGGGGGGGGACCAAAATCATTAGCACCCTATCAAAATTCATTCCAAAATCATATACCCCTTCCCAGACCTTGCGGCTCTAGCATTTACTGCACTCCCCCCACACCGGGGCAGAGAGCTGCCAGATGCAAAATTGAAAACATTCAGAACAAATATAGTTAAATTAGTTAGCATTTCAAGGCATTATTGCGTTCTCAAATATAAGAATAGGTTTCTCAAATTCGAGAAACACTTGCCGCAGCTGCATGGAAACGGTCAGAAAAGACGAGCATGGCGGTTGTATTACTTCGCTGGACTAATGCAGCAGATTATATTCCTGCAGTTTACGATACAATGTGGCGCTGCTGATGCCCAGACGCTGAGCCAGAAGTTTTTTCTGCTCCGTGCTGGCAGCTGCGCAGATCAGGCGCTTCAAAAGCTGTTTTTCGTGCGCTGCGAGCATTTCCTTGAGCGTTGTTGCAGACGATGCTCCCGACCGCCTAGCAAAAAAATGCTGCGGCAAATCATTGGCCCGTATCAGCGGGCCTTCAACAACGTTAACAAGATATTCAATGATATTGCGCAATTCACGCACATTCCCCGGCCAGTCATGGCTCATAAACGCGTCAAAAGCCGCAGGGTCAAGCCCGCGTATGTCGCGGCGCAGCTCACGTCGGTAGCGGGCAAGAAAGCTCTCGATAAAAACAGGGATATCCTCGCGGCGCTGACGCAATGGCGGTATATGGATGGGGATGACATTCAGGCGGTAATACAGATCGTTGCGAAAGGTCCCCTGAGCGACCATTTCCTGCAAATTGCGGTTGCTGGCGCAGACAATGCGCACATTCACCGGGATGGACGCGGAGCCGCCCACCCGCTGCACGCATTTATCCTGAAGCACGCGCAGCAGTTTGGCCTGCACGGGCAAGGGCATCTCGCCCACTTCGTCCAGAAACAGCGTACTTTCATGAGCCAATTCAAACTTGCCCATGCTTCCGCCCTTTCTGGCGCCAGTAAATGCGCCTTCTTCGTAGCCAAACAGCTCGCTCTCAACCAGGTTTTCAGGAATGGCCCCGCAGTTTACAGCCGTCATCAGCCGCTTGCCACGCCCGCTCATACTGTGGATGGTGCGGGCCAGAACCTCCTTGCCGGTGCCGCTTTCGCCGCTGATCAGCACGGTG harbors:
- a CDS encoding L-serine ammonia-lyase, iron-sulfur-dependent, subunit alpha; the encoded protein is MDTYVKYLEILREELIPAQGCTEPIAIAFAGALVTKVLGTFPDRLTVACSGNMIKNAKSVVVPNSGGQKGIAVAATLGAVGGNPDLQLQVLTPVAPEDAERARQLTAAGFCTVELLKSIVNLHILVTAVAGDSSAVVEIAEEHTNVVRIEKNGKILEGGEYKPDVQGHEESRAFMSIAGILDFAENCNIEDVRDILDKQILCNCNIAVEGLSHQYSMGVGRSLLDSRGSDVRTRATAVAAAGSDARMGGSDLPVIINSGSGNQGITVSLPVIEYARELGLPDEKLYRALLISNLVAIHNKSGIGRLSAYCGAVSAACGSGAAITWMHGGSYQQIADTIINTLVNVSGIVCDGAKSSCAAKISSAVDAAITAHDLSMQGKVFPAGEGIVKGDVEETIRSVSRLAREGMRETDIEVLHIMID
- a CDS encoding sigma 54-interacting transcriptional regulator; its protein translation is MAELSSLMQIQPFVQAYVLAVASILDAPVTVVDCNLVRVGGTAEYESLISQKIAHSAFFDKVFKTGKPAFVKNVQMDQACSVCANRENCNELADMAYPIFLNNKVAGVIGIVAFNEDERGRLLGNQKKLQEFLKYMSMLIESKLVTQQRSRILEHQLDAVVSGERKQLEETPLLGNSAAIRDILALVQKIAASDSTVLISGESGTGKEVLARTIHSMSGRGKRLMTAVNCGAIPENLVESELFGYEEGAFTGARKGGSMGKFELAHESTLFLDEVGEMPLPVQAKLLRVLQDKCVQRVGGSASIPVNVRIVCASNRNLQEMVAQGTFRNDLYYRLNVIPIHIPPLRQRREDIPVFIESFLARYRRELRRDIRGLDPAAFDAFMSHDWPGNVRELRNIIEYLVNVVEGPLIRANDLPQHFFARRSGASSATTLKEMLAAHEKQLLKRLICAAASTEQKKLLAQRLGISSATLYRKLQEYNLLH
- a CDS encoding PPC domain-containing DNA-binding protein; this encodes MQVTELTQPKWYKLRLGPGSDLFQGLRDFFEQQKLERAFILSSIGSLEKIICNYPVTCTTMPPPVKSKTIEKFLEVNGITGEMWRENNQVRVHLHGSVTHEGETLFGGGMADGAKVLVQVEMVVMGLLEQ
- the trxB gene encoding thioredoxin-disulfide reductase is translated as MQEHELVIIGAGPAGASAGIYARRAGLNVLLLESGNGGSQICNTLDVENWPGLPNVSGPELDKSFREHAGHLGCTFARGDVLGLEGQGDRQIIRTTKGDYAAQAVIIASGATHRRLGCPGEDTLTGAGVSYCAVCDAPFYEGEAVAVVGGGNTAVEEALYLTRFASKVYIVHRRDAFRADSVLTGRALANDKIIPVWNSAVASVNGSDMVEGMTLRNTVSGDCTELEVAGVFVCVGIEPNTAFLDERFLRADGGWLATDVHLRTSVPGVFAAGDVRDTPLRQIVTAAADGALAAISAYHWLQSR
- a CDS encoding TRAP transporter permease is translated as MASSEQKDATGASTKVNLARSAVEKELAGEASNDFGEVAGQQGFARLVQYLIFFGCLLFAGYHCVTTIFGMPVAYVHRPIHVMFAASLAFLVYPSSKKRGPAPLDLVLALVALAAFALPAIQADQIAERLVMVDDLTLGQTISGITALVLVLVLIQRVVGMSLLVVCLLFLAYALWGNHIPGMLAHKGFSWNEVVDYLGFGLEGLYSSAIGVSATYIAAFIVFGTFLERCGAGDVLMDLGRALTGHYRGGPAKIAVITSAFFGTISGSAAANVYATGAFTIPMMKKAGYKPVFAGAVEAAASTGGQIMPPVMGAAAFLMADTLGIPYLEVCKAAVIPAFLYFFSILMMVDFEAAKLGLLGVPKEELPRMKDVVKRLYLLLPIVVLLVIMMSGYTPFRAAIAAAASAVLVSWGDKKFAIGPRRFVEILSTAGRRMILIAVACLGAGIVIGVVSLTGVGLNLASVVISISGGSTIVALILIMLASLLMGMGTPTTVAYVLVATLGVPALRELGFSVLSSHFFVFYFGVISMVTPPVAVAAYAGAEVAGASMMRTGLIASRLCSVAFIVPFFFMYDPALLMQGEWQNILQVFVTATIGTVALAGGMERWFFRPIPLPVALLLIVGACLLIIPGTITDMIGLGIVFVTGAYCKMSSKAVQARAVA
- a CDS encoding TAXI family TRAP transporter solute-binding subunit, which produces MKKGLISLLVAVVMLAAGLAQMPQAAELKTFTITSGPLGGDFYALGGVIGEAARSVMPGTTVSVNTGGSVENLLKIDAGKADLGTSMIKLYQESLKAEGVFANRKPVQNVKIMMYVAPMPMSFFLVREDSPYTSIADIARSKPKIRLLTSKKGSSPAVASENMLKQYGLSFEDIKEWGGSVSYVSYAEASSLIQDGHADAYVGPIVSSINELITTVKMKMLPIDQAVLDKLSSDGYMTFTLKAGQYYFVDKDMQHMAETVVLPVGANLPDDAVYALTKVLCEKPEMIRNVHQTYSVFDPSKSAEHIDVQYIHPGALRYYKEKGWVK
- a CDS encoding dihydrodipicolinate synthase family protein, with the protein product MGKLIYPEGSWVAIVTPFTENNTIDLGVMHDLVDFHAANGTSTLLVLGSTGEPTTLTIEEKKTVIKDMASYCKGKIHAFFGVTHGDTEKTIELARYAQEQDADGIVVVVPPYLCPDQASVLEYLIDVCLSVDISVGLYNNPARVVANVNAETVITLFNSVPNLVADKEAMPNVGQIATIQEGTHGELPILCCDSPAYALTLPVLAFGGAGTANVTGNIHPRAMAEMSRPWKNFEDVQRTRRIYNELLPIMEACYAATNPVAVKTFVRLLGFPVGHCKRPMRDVSPEIQEGMKWLIEEFELKKIYNLK
- a CDS encoding thioredoxin family protein: MLAIDRDSFEQEVLQSSEPVVVEFWGEQCSVCVAMMPEVEELAKNFEGRVKFCKIPIAGSRRLCIELKIMTVPVFLFYKNGELVDRIANQDLSVENIRAKAESLLK